One window of the Chthoniobacterales bacterium genome contains the following:
- a CDS encoding asparagine synthase — translation MESGRLGCGSVTAFHAAFPGFKMDESYRVRSLISTCPNIDLRVLHLSGNNLAQHIGQFVRDADEPVQSPTGFAHWSVLKAIHENGCKVTINGQGADEAWAGYGRNVIGYQLLDQLLLSPFAFARQFIAAKRIMPVSPTGLVAQVAKAALGRRAASYIRSKYLEDTWDALTPRFNDEHSAYLPEQRANFRRRNMEAHLRSQIEDYGFTQILHYEDHSSMAHSVEMRSPFVDYRLMELAFRMPDSMKLDMGVTKRVLREAFRNRMPSEIVESHRKIAFNTPVDEWLKRSDMAAVISDLLDSAEFRQRPIWNAEVIKRHFEIGNLEKFPLWRFVNLELWARTYGITNL, via the coding sequence ATTGAGAGCGGGCGTCTAGGGTGTGGCTCGGTCACGGCTTTCCACGCGGCTTTTCCGGGTTTCAAAATGGACGAGTCATACCGTGTGCGCTCGCTCATCAGCACCTGTCCGAATATCGATCTTCGCGTGCTGCACCTCAGCGGAAACAATCTCGCGCAGCACATCGGGCAGTTTGTCCGAGATGCGGATGAGCCGGTGCAGAGCCCCACGGGCTTCGCGCACTGGTCCGTGCTGAAAGCAATCCACGAGAACGGGTGCAAAGTAACCATCAACGGTCAAGGCGCCGATGAAGCATGGGCGGGCTACGGCCGCAATGTGATCGGCTACCAGTTGCTCGACCAATTGCTCCTGTCGCCGTTCGCCTTCGCGCGTCAGTTCATAGCCGCAAAACGAATAATGCCGGTCAGCCCGACCGGCTTGGTGGCGCAAGTGGCAAAAGCAGCCCTTGGGCGCCGCGCCGCTTCCTACATACGCTCGAAATACTTGGAAGACACTTGGGATGCCCTCACCCCACGCTTCAATGACGAACACAGCGCTTATCTTCCCGAGCAGCGCGCCAATTTCCGCCGCCGTAATATGGAGGCACACCTTCGTTCGCAGATCGAAGATTACGGTTTTACCCAGATCCTCCACTATGAGGACCATTCCTCGATGGCACATTCGGTGGAGATGCGTTCGCCCTTTGTGGATTATCGCCTGATGGAACTTGCCTTCCGTATGCCCGATTCCATGAAACTGGACATGGGGGTCACAAAACGGGTTTTGCGCGAGGCCTTCCGGAATCGCATGCCCAGTGAGATTGTGGAAAGCCACCGGAAGATTGCATTCAATACTCCCGTGGATGAATGGTTGAAACGCAGCGATATGGCAGCCGTCATTTCAGATCTGCTCGACAGCGCGGAGTTCAGACAAAGGCCGATCTGGAACGCAGAGGTCATCAAGAGGCATTTCGAGATCGGCAATCTTGAGAAGTTTCCACTTTGGCGATTCGTCAACCTCGAGTTGTGGGCTCGCACTTACGGAATAACTAATCTGTAA